The DNA region CCGCCTCGACGGCCCGCGCGGCCTCGGCGCGGCGGGGAAGGCCCTCCCGGGCGAGCGCCTCGACGAGCGCCCGGAAGTCTGCGTCGATGAGCGGATCCGCGAGCCTCGGCATGCCCGGAACGTCGTCACCGGGCGCCGGGGCGTCACCCCGGCCTCCCCGGCGCGGGGCCGCCATATTGCCGGGTGCGGGGGGCGATGCGGCTCGGAAGCGGGAGGACGGGGCGGGAGCGCCCGCGCGACGCGCCGGGGCTGGCGTCCCGCGCCCGGGCGTCGATCTGGCCGGCGGCGCTCGCCCTCGGGGTGGTGTCGGTGCTCGGGGTGGCCGCGCTCGGCGTGCGCACGCAGCGCATGGCCAGCGAGGCGTGGGACCGCCTGCTCGACGAGAACGTGGCCGCCCTGGTGGACGCCGAGCGGCTCGCCACCGCGAGCGAGCTCGGCCTGCGGCTGGCGCGCGACGCGGCCGTGGACGGCGAGCCCGCCACCCTCCGCGCCCTGGGCCGCAACCAGGCGGAGGTCGCCGACCTGCTCGGGCGCGCGGCGGCGCGCGCGCGCACCCCCGAGGAGCGGGACCGCGTGGTGGCGCTCGCCGAGGACCACGCGCTCCTGTGGCGGCTCGGCGAGCGGGCGGCCGTGGAGCGGCTGCGCGGGCAGCCGCCGGGCGCGGTGGCGAGGCGGCTCCAGGCGTCGGCCGGCCCGGTGCGGCGCCGGATCGACGACGGCGTGGCGGCGCTGGTGCGGGCGCACGAGCAGGACCTGACCCGGGCGCGCCAGCAGGTCGCGGCGGGCGAGCGGCGCGGGCTGCTGGCCCTGGCCGGCGCCGCCGCGGTGGCGGTGGCGCTCGCGGTGCTCCTCGGCGTGTGGCTGCGCCGCAGCCTGGGCGCGCTCCGGCGCAGCGAGGCCCGGTTCCGCGCCACGTTCGAGCACGCCGGCGTGGGCATGGCGCACGTCTCGCCGGACGGCCACTGGCTGCGGCTGAACCGCCGCTACCGCGAGCTGCTGGGCTGCGAGCGCGAGGACCTGCGGGCGGCCACGGTGCTCGACCTGACCCACCCCGACGACCGCGCCGCCGAGGCGCAGCGGAGCGCGCGGCTGCTCGCCGGAGAGATCGACGGCTACGCCGCGGAGGAGCGCCTGCTCCGGCGCGACGGCGAGACGCAGTGGGTGAACGTGACCTGCGCCATCGTGCGGGACGGCGCCGGGCGCACGCGCTACCTGGTGCGGTCGGCGGAGGACGTGTCGGCGCGCCGGCGGGTCGAGGAGGAGCTCCGGGGCGCCGTGCGCGCCCGCGACGAGTTCCTCCAGGTGGCCTCGCACGAGCTGCGCACGCCGCTCGCCACGCTGCGCCTCCAGGTCGAGTCGCTCCGGGCGGCGCTCGCGCGCGGCCGGGCCGAGCCGGCGCGCGCGGTCGCCCGGGCCGACGCGGCGCTGCGGCAGACGGCGCGCCTCGACGCGCTGGTGGACGCGCTCATCGAGGTCTCGCGGGCGGGCCGGGGCGCGGTGGCCCTGCAGCGCGAGCGGGTGGACCTCGCCGAGGTGGCGCGGCGCGTGCTGCGCCGGAGCCTCGACCCGGCGGTGCACCACGGCATCGAGCTGCACCTGCGCTGCCGGAGCGTGCTGGCGTGGGCGGACCGGGCGCGGCTGGAGCAGGCGCTCGGGCACCTGCTCTCGAACGCGCTCCGCCACGGCGCCGGGCGGCCGGTGGAGATCCGCGTCGAGGGGGAGGGCGCGCTCGGCCGGATCGTCGTGGTGGACCATGGGGCCGGCGTGGACCCGGCCGACGCCGAGCGGATCTTCGGCCGGTTCGAGCGGGCCACCTCGTGGCGCCACCACGGCGGCCTCGGGCTGGGCCTGTTCCTGGCCCGGCGCATCGCCGAGGCGCACGGGGGCACGGTGCGCCTCGAGCGGGCGGACGGGGACGGGACCGCGTTCGTGCTGGAGGTCCCTCGGGAGCTGCCACGGGAGGACCTCGCCCCCCGCGACGCGGGCGAGCCGTCCGGCGGGGACCAGCCCGGCCAGGCGCACTGACCCGCCCCGCGCCCGCGCTACCAGGGGATGAGCCGTCCGTCGCGGAAGAACCCGCCGCTCGGGCCGTCGTCGGGCAGCGTGGCCAGCCAGACGATCCCCTCCGCGCCGCGGTCCACCGAGCGCGGGGCCTCCTCGCCCCCCATGCGCGTCCGGACCCAGCCCGGGCACGCCGCGTTCACCTTCACCGCGGGGCCGGTCACGCCGGAGAGCTTGAGCGTGAGCGCGTCGAGCGCCGCCTTGGAGATGCAGTACGGCGCAGGCCCCTCCAGCCCCTCGCCGAAGGAGCCGGACCCGGAGGAGACGTTCACCACGCGCCCCCACCCGGCGCGCTGCATGGCCGGCACCAGCGCGCGGCAGAGCCGGAGCGGGCCGAACAGGTGGACCTCCATCGCCTCGCGGAACGCCTCGTCCGGCGCGCTCAGCACGCCGCCCTGCGGGTAGACGCCGGCGTTGTTCACGAGCACGTCCACGTGGACGCCGTCGGCGGCGAGCTGCGCCAGGGCGGCGTCCACCGACGCCGGGAGGGAGAGATCGAGCGCGAGCGCGCGGGCCGCGTGGCCGTGGGCCGCGAGCGCAGCGGCGGCCTGGGCGCCCGCGGCGGCGTCGCGCGTCCCCAGGAGCACCGCCATCCCGCGCGCCGCCAGCGCCTCGGCCACCGCGAGCCCGATCCCGCGGTTCGCGCCCGTGACGAGCGCGGTCCGGCGGGGCGGGCGATCGGATCCGGTCATGCCGACGGCATGCGCCGGATCCGGCCGCGAGTAAAGCCCCCGGGCGCGGGCCCGCGCGCGCCCGCGCAGGAAGGTCTCCCGCGCGGCGAGGCCGCGCCCGCGGGGACCTCGCGCGGACCCGCGTCAGCGGGCGCGCGAGGTCACGGGACCCGCGCAGCAGGGGTGGGGCCCCGACGCCCTTCGGCAAGCTCAGGGCGGCGGGGCGAGGGCGCAGCCCTCGTGAGATCAGTTCGGCGCCGTGATCGTCTGCGTGGTCGCGTACGCGCCGCAGGTCGTCGTGATCGTGGCGGTGAACTGCGCGCTCGCGCCGGGCGCCAGCTCCACCGTCGCCGGCGAGACCGACACGCCGAGGATGCGGTCGCTCACCGTGACGGCCGCGACCGCGCTCGCGGTCCCGCTGGCCTGGCTCGTGGCGATCACGTGGTAGGTGCCCGCCGCGTTCGGCGCGGTGTAGACGCCGCCCGAGGTGATCGACCCGCCGGCCGCGCCTTCCTGGACGGACCAGGTGACCGCGCCGCTGGCGGCGCCGGTGACGGTGGCCGTGAACGTGAGCGTCCGGCACGCGTCCACCGTGCCGCTCGCGGGCGAGACGGTCACGGCGACCGGGCCCGGGGGCGTCGGCGCGCTGACGGTGACCGCCGCCTCGGCCGTGGCGGCCGGATCCGCGACGCTCGCCGCCACCACGTGGCAGGTGGCGGCCGCGCCGGGGGCGGTGTAGACCCCGCCCGCGCTGACCGTGCCGCAGCCCGCCTCGCGCACCGTCCAGGTGACGCTCGGGTCGGTGGCGTTGCCGACCGTCGCCGTGAACGCGACGGTGCCGCCCGCGCCGACGCTGGTCGAGGCCGGGGAGACGCTCACCGTGATCGGCGCCGGCGTCGGGGTGACGACGACCTTGGACCGGCCCTTCGCCAGCCCGTTGCCCCGGCTCGTGGCGCTGACGGTGTACGTGCCCGCGGCGAGCGGCGCGACGTAGCTGCCGGTCTGGCTGATGGTGCCGCCGTCGGTTTCCCACGTGACCGTCGTGTCGGCGGTGCCGGTCACGACGCTGGTGAAGTCCACCGTCCCGCCGGGCGCGACCTGGATCTCCTTCGGGCGGACCTCGACGGTCACCGTCTGCCCGGCCGGGGGAAGCGGGCCCTGGGTGGAGGGGGAGCCTCCGCCTCCGCATCCGGCCACGGCGGCCAGGACGGCGGAGGCGAGGAGCAGGCGGGTGATCGGCATCTCGCTTTCCTTGCGGGCTGGGGAGCGGCGGGACGCCTTGAAACCCTGAGCGCGTCCCGCGGTCCGGTGTCGTTGAGTCGTGGGGCAAGTTCCCACGACGCGCCGGGTCGCAACAGCCGCCAAAGCAGCGGCGCCGCCGTGGGTGGTCCGCACACATCCCCCCGTAGCCCTTTGGTTTTCCCCATCCGCCGCGGACGGCGCGCGCCCGCGGAACGCTCCCGCGCTCGCCCTGGGAACGCGTCCTCGGGCACCGGCTCCCGGGGGATGGATCGCGGCGGAGCCGGAGCATACAGTCGCACCCCCATGAGGGACTTCCGGCGTGGCGGCATGTACGCGCTGTTCTTCGTCTCCGGGGCGGCGGGCCTGGTCTACCAGGTGGCCTGGTCGCGCCTGCTGAACGAGATCTTCGGCGTCACGGCGCACGCGGTGACCGCGGTGCTGGCCACGTTCCTCGGTGGCCTGGCGCTCGGGAGCTGGATGCTCGGGCGCGCGGCGGACCGCTGCCGCGACCCGCTGCGCCTCTACGCGCTCCTCGAGCTCGGCGTCGCGGCCACCGCGCTCGCGGGCACCGCGGCGGTGCGGGCGCTCGACCCGGTCCACCTGTGGGCGGCCTCGCGGCTCGCGCCGGACTCCGTCGCGCTGCTGCTGGTGCGCGCGGGGCTCGCGGCGGTGGTGGTGCTCCCGCCCACCGTCCTCATGGGCGGCACGCTCCCCGCGATCACGCGGGCCCTGGTCCGCCGCATCGGCCACCTCGGCCGCGAGCTGAGCTTCGTGTACGCGCTCAACACCGCGGGCGCGGTGGCGGGGAGCGTCGCGGCCGGCTTCGCGCTCATCCGCGCGCTCGGGGTGCACGGGACGCTCTGGGCCGCCGCCGCCGCCAACGTGGCGGTGGGGCTCGGCGCGCTGGCGCTCTCTCGCGCGCGCGGCGGGTCCGGGGCGTCGCCGCCGGCCGCCGCGGCGCCGGCGCGTTCGCCCGCGCCGGCGGCGGGTCCCGAGGCCGGGGCCGGCTGGATCCTCGCCGTCATGGCGCTCTCCGGCGTCTCGTCGCTCGCGCTGGAGGTGATCTGGACCCGCATGCTGGTGCTGGTCGTCGGCACCTCCACGTACGCGTTCGTCACCATGCTCACCGCGTTCCTGGTGGGCATCGCGCTGGGGAGCTTCGTGGCGCGCGCCTTCGTGGACCGGGTGCGCAGCCCGCGCCGGGCGTTCGGCTGGGTCCAGGCCGGCATCGCCGCGTCCACGCTCGCGACCCTGCCGCTCATGGGCGCGCTGATGGGCGGCGCGCAGCGGTGGGTGGACGGCCTGGAGCTGCGGTGGGAGGCGCTCCTCGCCGGGCGCTTCGCGCTCAGCTTCCTCGTGATGATCGTCCCGACCACGCTCATCGGGATGACGTTCCCGCTCGCGGCGCGGATCTGGGCCCGGACGCTCGACACGCTGGGCGGGCGCCTCGGGCAGCTCTACGGCGCGAACACGCTCGGGAACATCGCGGGCGCGGTCCTGGGCGGGTTCGTGGTGCTCCCGGCGGTGGGGATGCAGCGCGGGGTCGCGCTCATGGCGGTCCTGAACCTCGTCGGCGCCGCCTGGGCGCTCCTCCCCGCGCGCGAGGACCACCGCCGGCCGGCGGTCCTGCTGCGCGCCGCGCCGGTCTCCGCCGGCCTGTGGGCGTGCGCGCTGCTGGTCGCGCTCTGGCGGCCGGCGCCGTTCGGCTCGGCGGAGGAGGGGCCCGACGACCCGGTGCTGTTCTACCGCGAGGGCCTGGTCTCGACGGTGAAGGTGATCCAGCGCGCCGACGACGGCCGCCAGCGGGTGATGCTGGTGGACGGGGTCCGGATCGGCCAGAGCAGCGACGGCGTGGACCGCAAGCAGCAGGTGCTGGCGCACTTCCCGATCCTGCTGCGCGACCGGCCGCCGGCCCGCGTGCTGACGATCGGGCTCGGCACCGGCATCCTCGCCGGCGAGGTGGCGCGCCACCCCGGGGTCGAGCGGGTGGACGTCGTCGAGCTGTCACCCTCCGTGATCGAGGGCGCGCGCCTCTTCGACCGCTTCAACGGCGCGGTGCTCGACGACCCGCGGGTGCGGGTGGTGAACGACGACGGCGTGGCGTTCCTGCGCCGGAGCACCGAGCGGTACGACGCGATCGTCTCGGACGGCAAGTCGCGGTCCGGGCACGCGGGCAACGCGCAGTTCTACTCCGACGACTACTACCGATCCGCGCGGGCCCACCTCGCCCCCGGCGGCGTCATGATGCAGTGGGTCCCGCTGGACGTGCCCGCGGCGGACCTCCGCGTCATCCTGCGCACGTTCGAGGGCGCGTTCCCCGACACGTACGTGTGGATCGCGCAGTCCTCCTGCTTCCTGGTGGGCCTCGATCGCCCGCTGGCGCTGGACCTCGCGAAGGTCCAGCGGGTGCTCGACGCGCCGGAGAGCGAGGACCTGCGCCGGCACGGCTGGCGGACGGCGGCCGAGGTCGTGGCGCTGCTCGCGGCCGACCGCGAGACGCTCGCGCCGTGGCTGGCGCAGGAGGACGCCGTCAACACGCTCGAGCGTCCCATCCTGGAGTTCTACGCGCCCGCCGGGCTCGCCGTGCCCGCCGGCGTGCGCGCCGCCGCGAACCTCGCGACGCTCGGCACGCTCGGGCGAGGGGTCCCTCCGACGGCGCGGGTCACCGGCGCCGACGCGGCGACGCTGGCGGACGGCGCCCGGGCCGAGCGGCTCCTGGTCGCCGGGATCGGGGCGCTCGGCCGCGGGGACGCGGCGGGCGTCGCCGACCTGGAGGAGGCCGCCCGGGCGGCGCCCGAGGACGGCGTGATCCGCCAGGCCGTGGCGGAGGCCCTGGTCCAGCTGGGCGTGGACGCCGACGGCGCCCGCGACGTCCTCCGCGCCGAGGGCCTGTACCGCGCCGCCATCGCGGCGTGGCCGCGCTTCGAGATCGCCTGGGTGAACCTCGGCCGCGCGCTGGCGCTCGAGGGCCGCGTCCCCGAGGCGCTCGCGGCGGAGCGCCGGGCGCTGGAGCTGAACCCGGAGTCGGGCGGCGCGCACCGATGGGCCGCCGACCTGCTCCTCGCCCTGGGCCGGCCGGGCGAGGCCATCGCGCACGCGCGGGAGGCGGTGCGGCTCGCCCCCGGCGCCGCCCGGCTCCGGGCCGGGCTCGGCACGTCGCTCGCCATGGCCGGCCGCTTCGACGAGGGGCTGCGCGAGCTGCGCGAGGCGGTCCGGCTCGACCCGCGCGCGCCCGAGCCGCTGGGCCGCGCGGCGCTGCTGCTCGCGACGCGGCCCGGCGCCACCGGCGCCGACGCCGAGGAGGCGGTGCGGCTCGCCTCGCGGGCGCGCTCGCTCACCGATGGCCGCGATCCCGCCGCGCTCGAGACGCTCGCGGCCGCGTACGCCGCCGCGGGCCGGTTCGGCGACGCGGTCGCCGAGCAGGGCAGGGCGGTGGAGCTGCTCGAGCGCGCGGGCGGCGCGCAGGCGGACGACGCGCGCGCGACCCTGGCGCGCTACCGGGCGGGGCAGCCGCTCCGCCTGGAGGCGCCCGCCGCCCGGTGACCGGGGTCGCGGGGCGGGCGCCGAGCCCGCGCCCATCGGGCGACTCGGCCGGCCCGACGACCCGTCCGTGTGCTTGCGAGCGTATGACCGAGGCGGCATATAACGCTGCGTGGAAACGTCCTTCGCCGCCATCGCCGAGCCGAACCGCCGGGCCATCCTGGGCCTGCTCGCGTCGTCGGAGCGGTCCGTCGGCGAGATCGAGCGCCGCCTGCGGATGCCGCAGACCTCGGTCTCCAAGCACCTCCGCGTGCTGCGCCAGGCGGGCCTGGTGGAGGCGAGGGTCGAGGCCCAGCGGCGGGTCTACCGGCTGCGGCCCGAGCCGCTCCGGGAGATCGACGCCTGGCTCGAGCCGTTCCGGCGCCTCTGGACCGCCCACGTGGACGCGCTCGAGCGCCACCTCGATCGCATGGAGCGAGCCGAGAAGGAGAGGAACCGATGAGCGGACGCGAGTACGAGCCCGGCCCCGCGGCCGGGGCAGAGGTCTGGAAGGACGGCGAGCGCTGGACGCTGGTGCTGGTGCGGGACCTCCGTCACCCGCCCGCGCGCGTGTGGGAGGCGCTCACCGAGCCCGCGCACCTGGTGGAGTGGGCGCCGTTCGACGCGGACCGGAGCCTCGCCGCGGCGGGGCCGGTGACGCTCTCGACCGCGGGCGTGCCGACGCCGCAGCTCTCCGCGTCCACGGTGAGGAGGGCGGAGGCGCCCAG from Anaeromyxobacter dehalogenans 2CP-C includes:
- a CDS encoding sensor histidine kinase, which codes for MRLGSGRTGRERPRDAPGLASRARASIWPAALALGVVSVLGVAALGVRTQRMASEAWDRLLDENVAALVDAERLATASELGLRLARDAAVDGEPATLRALGRNQAEVADLLGRAAARARTPEERDRVVALAEDHALLWRLGERAAVERLRGQPPGAVARRLQASAGPVRRRIDDGVAALVRAHEQDLTRARQQVAAGERRGLLALAGAAAVAVALAVLLGVWLRRSLGALRRSEARFRATFEHAGVGMAHVSPDGHWLRLNRRYRELLGCEREDLRAATVLDLTHPDDRAAEAQRSARLLAGEIDGYAAEERLLRRDGETQWVNVTCAIVRDGAGRTRYLVRSAEDVSARRRVEEELRGAVRARDEFLQVASHELRTPLATLRLQVESLRAALARGRAEPARAVARADAALRQTARLDALVDALIEVSRAGRGAVALQRERVDLAEVARRVLRRSLDPAVHHGIELHLRCRSVLAWADRARLEQALGHLLSNALRHGAGRPVEIRVEGEGALGRIVVVDHGAGVDPADAERIFGRFERATSWRHHGGLGLGLFLARRIAEAHGGTVRLERADGDGTAFVLEVPRELPREDLAPRDAGEPSGGDQPGQAH
- a CDS encoding fused MFS/spermidine synthase; translation: MRDFRRGGMYALFFVSGAAGLVYQVAWSRLLNEIFGVTAHAVTAVLATFLGGLALGSWMLGRAADRCRDPLRLYALLELGVAATALAGTAAVRALDPVHLWAASRLAPDSVALLLVRAGLAAVVVLPPTVLMGGTLPAITRALVRRIGHLGRELSFVYALNTAGAVAGSVAAGFALIRALGVHGTLWAAAAANVAVGLGALALSRARGGSGASPPAAAAPARSPAPAAGPEAGAGWILAVMALSGVSSLALEVIWTRMLVLVVGTSTYAFVTMLTAFLVGIALGSFVARAFVDRVRSPRRAFGWVQAGIAASTLATLPLMGALMGGAQRWVDGLELRWEALLAGRFALSFLVMIVPTTLIGMTFPLAARIWARTLDTLGGRLGQLYGANTLGNIAGAVLGGFVVLPAVGMQRGVALMAVLNLVGAAWALLPAREDHRRPAVLLRAAPVSAGLWACALLVALWRPAPFGSAEEGPDDPVLFYREGLVSTVKVIQRADDGRQRVMLVDGVRIGQSSDGVDRKQQVLAHFPILLRDRPPARVLTIGLGTGILAGEVARHPGVERVDVVELSPSVIEGARLFDRFNGAVLDDPRVRVVNDDGVAFLRRSTERYDAIVSDGKSRSGHAGNAQFYSDDYYRSARAHLAPGGVMMQWVPLDVPAADLRVILRTFEGAFPDTYVWIAQSSCFLVGLDRPLALDLAKVQRVLDAPESEDLRRHGWRTAAEVVALLAADRETLAPWLAQEDAVNTLERPILEFYAPAGLAVPAGVRAAANLATLGTLGRGVPPTARVTGADAATLADGARAERLLVAGIGALGRGDAAGVADLEEAARAAPEDGVIRQAVAEALVQLGVDADGARDVLRAEGLYRAAIAAWPRFEIAWVNLGRALALEGRVPEALAAERRALELNPESGGAHRWAADLLLALGRPGEAIAHAREAVRLAPGAARLRAGLGTSLAMAGRFDEGLRELREAVRLDPRAPEPLGRAALLLATRPGATGADAEEAVRLASRARSLTDGRDPAALETLAAAYAAAGRFGDAVAEQGRAVELLERAGGAQADDARATLARYRAGQPLRLEAPAAR
- a CDS encoding SDR family NAD(P)-dependent oxidoreductase, whose product is MTGSDRPPRRTALVTGANRGIGLAVAEALAARGMAVLLGTRDAAAGAQAAAALAAHGHAARALALDLSLPASVDAALAQLAADGVHVDVLVNNAGVYPQGGVLSAPDEAFREAMEVHLFGPLRLCRALVPAMQRAGWGRVVNVSSGSGSFGEGLEGPAPYCISKAALDALTLKLSGVTGPAVKVNAACPGWVRTRMGGEEAPRSVDRGAEGIVWLATLPDDGPSGGFFRDGRLIPW
- a CDS encoding SRPBCC family protein — protein: MSGREYEPGPAAGAEVWKDGERWTLVLVRDLRHPPARVWEALTEPAHLVEWAPFDADRSLAAAGPVTLSTAGVPTPQLSASTVRRAEAPRVLEYTWGDNELRWELEPHGAGTRLTLWHAIDRRFVSWGAAGWHVCLDVLDRSLAGEPIARIVGPEAMKLAGWQRLVGEYAAQFGGESA
- a CDS encoding ArsR/SmtB family transcription factor; the protein is METSFAAIAEPNRRAILGLLASSERSVGEIERRLRMPQTSVSKHLRVLRQAGLVEARVEAQRRVYRLRPEPLREIDAWLEPFRRLWTAHVDALERHLDRMERAEKERNR